From a region of the Vidua macroura isolate BioBank_ID:100142 chromosome 3, ASM2450914v1, whole genome shotgun sequence genome:
- the NEK2 gene encoding serine/threonine-protein kinase Nek2 isoform X1, with product MPGRPDDYEVLLTIGAGSYGKCRKVRRKADGKILVWKELDYGAMTESEKQMLVSEVNLLRELRHPNIVRYYDRIIDRSSTTLYIVMEYCDGGDLASLIAKCAKERHFLDESFVLRVLTQLTLALKECHRRSDGAVTVHRDLKPANVFLDGKQNVKLGDFGLARILHHDTSFATTFVGTPYYMSPEQMNYLSYNEKSDIWSLGCIVYELCALSPPFTAFNQKELAEKIREGRVRRIPYRYSDELNDLLKEMLNVKDYCRPSVEDILRHPLIEDVVTEEQKQNSDRRGLRPWEPERLQFSDAAVNELKRKEQQLQEREQAIKEREQRLEQRERELCVRERLAEDKLARAESLLKRCNLQKQQREVTCAEGPEMPIRAEKDTSKMPLENNALLLPLSTTKKISHSDGSEEKAVSHNMENYFLSKGKSSDLKRRLYAANLRAQALAELEKNYQLKSRQILGMR from the exons ATGCCCGGCCGCCCCGACGACTACGAGGTGCTGCTCACCATCGGCGCCGGCTCCTACGGGAAGTGCCGCAAGGTGCGCCGCAAGGCCGACGGCAAG ATCTTGGTATGGAAGGAACTGGACTATGGCGCGATGACGGAATCGGAGAAGCAGATGCTCGTGTCGGAGGTGAACTTGCTGAGGGAGCTGCGGCACCCGAACATCGTGCGCTACTATGATCGCATCATCGACAGGAGCAGCACCACCCTGTACATCGTCATGGAGTACTGCGACGGGGGAGACCTGGCCAGCTTGATCGCCAAGTGCGCGAAAGAAAG GCATTTCTTGGATGAAAGCTTTGTTCTCCGAGTGTTGACTCAATTAACGTTGGCCCTGAAGGAGTGTCACAGACGGAGCGATGGTGCAGTCACTGTGCACCGAGACCTGAAACCAGCAAATGTCTTTCTAGATGGCAAACAGAATGTGAAACTTGGAGACTTTGGACTGGCTAGGATATTGCACCATGATACCAGCTTTGCCACAACGTTTGTTGGCACTCCATATTACATGTCTCCA GAACAAATGAACTACTTGTCATACAATGAAAAATCTGACATCTGGTCGCTAGGATGTATTGTGTATGAATTATGTGCTCTCTC gcCTCCATTTACAGCTTTCAACCAAAAGGAGCTAGCAGAAAAGATAAGGGAAGGGAGGGTCAGGCGAATACCATATCGTTACTCAGATGAGCTGAACGACCTTCTCAAGGAGATGCTGAATGTAAAG GATTACTGCCGACCTTCTGTTGAAGATATTCTGCGGCACCCCTTGATAGAAGATGTGGTGACAGAAGAACAAAAACAGAATTCTGATAGAAGAGGCTTGAGACCATGGGAGCCAGAAAGGCTGCAGTTCTCAGATGCTGCAGTGAATGAGCTGAAACGGAAGGAGCAACAATTACAGGAGCGAGAGCAAGCCATTAAAGAGAGAGAACAACGTCTGGAGC AGAGAGAACGGGAACTCTGTGTTCGGGAGAGACTGGCAGAGGACAAACTTGCTAG AGCTGAAAGCCTGCTGAAGCGGTGCAATCTCCAGAAGCAGCAGCGGGAGGTAACGTGTGCGGAAGGTCCAG aaatgcCTATCAGAGCAGAAAAGGACACAAGTAAAATGCCCCTAGAAA ATAACGCACTCCTGCTTCCCCTTTCTACAACCAAGAAGATCTCACACTCTGATGGAAGTGAAGAGAAAGCTGTATCTCATAATATGGAAAActatttcctttccaaagggaaaagctCTGATCTCAAAAGGCGTCTATATGCTGCAAATCTACGGGCTCAAGCACTGgctgaactggaaaaaaactaTCAATTAAAGAGCAGACAAATCTTGGGCATGCGTTGA
- the NEK2 gene encoding serine/threonine-protein kinase Nek2 isoform X2 codes for MPGRPDDYEVLLTIGAGSYGKCRKVRRKADGKILVWKELDYGAMTESEKQMLVSEVNLLRELRHPNIVRYYDRIIDRSSTTLYIVMEYCDGGDLASLIAKCAKERHFLDESFVLRVLTQLTLALKECHRRSDGAVTVHRDLKPANVFLDGKQNVKLGDFGLARILHHDTSFATTFVGTPYYMSPEQMNYLSYNEKSDIWSLGCIVYELCALSPPFTAFNQKELAEKIREGRVRRIPYRYSDELNDLLKEMLNVKDYCRPSVEDILRHPLIEDVVTEEQKQNSDRRGLRPWEPERLQFSDAAVNELKRKEQQLQEREQAIKEREQRLEQRERELCVRERLAEDKLARAESLLKRCNLQKQQREVTCAEGPDNALLLPLSTTKKISHSDGSEEKAVSHNMENYFLSKGKSSDLKRRLYAANLRAQALAELEKNYQLKSRQILGMR; via the exons ATGCCCGGCCGCCCCGACGACTACGAGGTGCTGCTCACCATCGGCGCCGGCTCCTACGGGAAGTGCCGCAAGGTGCGCCGCAAGGCCGACGGCAAG ATCTTGGTATGGAAGGAACTGGACTATGGCGCGATGACGGAATCGGAGAAGCAGATGCTCGTGTCGGAGGTGAACTTGCTGAGGGAGCTGCGGCACCCGAACATCGTGCGCTACTATGATCGCATCATCGACAGGAGCAGCACCACCCTGTACATCGTCATGGAGTACTGCGACGGGGGAGACCTGGCCAGCTTGATCGCCAAGTGCGCGAAAGAAAG GCATTTCTTGGATGAAAGCTTTGTTCTCCGAGTGTTGACTCAATTAACGTTGGCCCTGAAGGAGTGTCACAGACGGAGCGATGGTGCAGTCACTGTGCACCGAGACCTGAAACCAGCAAATGTCTTTCTAGATGGCAAACAGAATGTGAAACTTGGAGACTTTGGACTGGCTAGGATATTGCACCATGATACCAGCTTTGCCACAACGTTTGTTGGCACTCCATATTACATGTCTCCA GAACAAATGAACTACTTGTCATACAATGAAAAATCTGACATCTGGTCGCTAGGATGTATTGTGTATGAATTATGTGCTCTCTC gcCTCCATTTACAGCTTTCAACCAAAAGGAGCTAGCAGAAAAGATAAGGGAAGGGAGGGTCAGGCGAATACCATATCGTTACTCAGATGAGCTGAACGACCTTCTCAAGGAGATGCTGAATGTAAAG GATTACTGCCGACCTTCTGTTGAAGATATTCTGCGGCACCCCTTGATAGAAGATGTGGTGACAGAAGAACAAAAACAGAATTCTGATAGAAGAGGCTTGAGACCATGGGAGCCAGAAAGGCTGCAGTTCTCAGATGCTGCAGTGAATGAGCTGAAACGGAAGGAGCAACAATTACAGGAGCGAGAGCAAGCCATTAAAGAGAGAGAACAACGTCTGGAGC AGAGAGAACGGGAACTCTGTGTTCGGGAGAGACTGGCAGAGGACAAACTTGCTAG AGCTGAAAGCCTGCTGAAGCGGTGCAATCTCCAGAAGCAGCAGCGGGAGGTAACGTGTGCGGAAGGTCCAG ATAACGCACTCCTGCTTCCCCTTTCTACAACCAAGAAGATCTCACACTCTGATGGAAGTGAAGAGAAAGCTGTATCTCATAATATGGAAAActatttcctttccaaagggaaaagctCTGATCTCAAAAGGCGTCTATATGCTGCAAATCTACGGGCTCAAGCACTGgctgaactggaaaaaaactaTCAATTAAAGAGCAGACAAATCTTGGGCATGCGTTGA
- the SLC30A1 gene encoding proton-coupled zinc antiporter SLC30A1 — MCGGMAAHGPGGPRCWQNRRARLLCMLALTFLFFVVEVAVSRVTSSLAMLSDSFHMLSDVMALVVALVAVRFAQRTRATKKNTFGWVRAEVMGALVNAVFLTALCFTILLEAIERFTEPHEIQQPLVVIAVGVAGLIINLLGLCLFNHHGVGGHGHAHGHGHSHGGRQQHPRGGPKPEQPPGDGEAALHRDETSTLVENCSSSNGVSQEKLGDMKDDMSDVQVNGNAGHYPLDEEEVEEDSSAQLNMRGVFLHVFGDALGSVIVVVNALLFYGLWNPCPEDGPCFNPCVNNHCMENATLSQALGRAIRSGQESITMAGPCWLLYLDPVLCLIMVCILLYTTYPLLRESALILLQTVPKQIDVHSLNSKLRTLEGVEAIHELHIWQLAGSRIIGTAHIKCPDPSTYMMVAKRIKEIFHDEGIHATTIQPEFASVGSESGRGKCELPCRTQCALKQCCGAGEDSTAKKTEKSSSLSISCSEVVIEFPKTRRTKSESIPSVKLEANTDQNEQFESSL; from the exons ATGTGCGGGGGGATGGCGGCGCACGGTCCGGGCGGGCCGCGGTGCTGGCAGAACCGGCGGGCGCGGCTGCTGTGCATGCTGGCGCTCACCTTCCTGTTCTTCGTGGTGGAGGTGGCGGTGAGCCGCGTCACGTCGTCGCTGGCCATGCTCTCCGACTCCTTCCACATGCTCTCCGACGTGATGGCCTTGGTCGTGGCGCTGGTGGCCGTGCGCTTCGCCCAGCGCACCCGCGCCACCAAGAAGAACACGTTCGGGTGGGTGCGGGCCGAGGTGATGGGCGCCCTCGTCAACGCCGTGTTCCTCACCGCCCTCTGCTTCACCATCCTGCTGGAGGCCATCGAGCGCTTCACGGAGCCCCACGAGATCCAGCAGCCGCTGGTGGTCATCGCCGTGGGGGTGGCGGGGCTCATCATCAAcctgctggggctctgcctcTTCAACCACCACGGCGTCGGGGGCCACGGGCACGCCCACGGCCACGGGCACTCGCACGGCGGCCGGCAGCAGCACCCCCGCGGCGGCCCCAAGCCCGAGCAGCCGCCCGGGGACGGGGAGGCTGCGCTGCACCGCGACGAGACCAGCACCTTGGTGGagaactgcagcagctccaacGGAGTCAGCCAGGAGAAGCTGG GTGATATGAAAGATGACATGAGTGATGTACAAGTGAATGGGAATGCTGGCCATTATCCTCTGGATGAAGAGGAAGTTGAAGAAGACTCTAGTGCACAACTTAACATGCGTGGagtttttctgcatgtttttggAGATGCCTTAGGTTCAGTAATTGTGGTAGTGAATGCCTTGCTCTTTTATGGCTTGTGGAATCCATGCCCTGAAGATGGGCCTTGCTTTAATCCATGTGTCAATAATCATTGCATGGAAAATGCTACTTTATCCCAAGCACTTGGCAGAGCTATCAGGTCAGGGCAAGAGAGCATTACGATGGCTGGTCCTTGCTGGTTGCTATATTTAGATCCTGTCCTCTGTTTGATTATGGTCTGTATACTCCTCTACACAACTTACCCGTTACTTAGGGAGTCAGCCCTCATCCTTCTACAGACTGTTCCCAAACAAATAGACGTCCATTCTTTGAACTCAAAGTTACGTACCCTGGAAGGAGTGGAAGCAATCCATGAATTACACATTTGGCAGCTAGCAGGCAGTAGGATCATTGGCACTGCTCACATCAAGTGTCCTGACCCTTCCACGTACATGATGGTGGCCAAGCGCATCAAAGAGATCTTTCACGACGAAGGGATTCATGCAACTACCATTCAACCTGAGTTTGCCAGCGTTGGCTCCGAGTCAGGGAGAGGGAAATGCGAGTTGCCTTGCAGGACTCAGTGTGCTTTGAAGCAGTGTTGCGGAGCAGGAGAAGATAGTACTgcaaagaagacagaaaaatcctCATCACTTAGTATTTCTTGTTCAGAAGTTGTCATTGAATTTCCGAAAACGAGGAGGACTAAGTCGGAGAGCATCCCTTCAGTGAAGCTGGAGGCGAACACCGATCAAAACGAGCAGTTTGAGTCATCTTTGTAA